From the genome of Torulaspora globosa chromosome 2, complete sequence, one region includes:
- a CDS encoding NAD(P)H-dependent oxidoreductase, with protein sequence MKVLIVLAHPEKASLTSSLAMLAKETFESQGDEVKVSDLYGLGWKSNVDKEDFPGNNSDRLFVCDASKKATRSNSLTEDVVEEQKKLLWCDTLFLVFPLWWFSMPAILKGWVERVFSYGVGYGVGVHDSTHWGDRYGEGTFAGKKAMVITLAGGWESHYSARGINGPIEDLLFPINHGILYYSGFDVLPPLVAYRSDSVDDSSFKKLSLKLKERIISLQETKPIAYKRQNYGDYTIPALELKGDIGCGCGGFSLHIKN encoded by the coding sequence atgaaagtttTGATTGTATTGGCACATCCTGAAAAAGCCTCTTTAACCAGTTCTCTGGCCATGTTGGCCAAAGAGACTTTCGAATCGCAAGGAGATGAAGTTAAGGTTAGTGATCTTTACGGTCTTGGTTGGAAGAGCAATGTCGATAAAGAAGATTTCCCCGGAAATAATTCGGACAGACTTTTTGTCTGCGACGCctccaagaaagctacGCGATCAAATAGCCTAACCGAAGATGTCgtggaagaacaaaaaaaattacTTTGGTGTGACACATTGTTTTTGGTGTTTCCGCTTTGGTGGTTCTCAATGCCTGCAATTCTCAAAGGCTGGGTGGAGAGAGTCTTCTCCTACGGAGTAGGCTATGGAGTTGGCGTTCACGATAGTACCCATTGGGGTGATAGATATGGCGAAGGGACTTTTGCGGGGAAAAAAGCTATGGTTATAACTCTTGCTGGAGGCTGGGAGTCTCATTACAGCGCGAGGGGCATAAACGGTCCAATAGAAGACCTTTTGTTTCCTATAAACCATGGAATTTTGTATTATTCGGGATTTGATGTTCTGCCACCACTTGTTGCATACCGTTCAGATTCGGTTGATGAtagttctttcaaaaagctgTCTCTTAAGTTAAAAGAAAGGATTATTTCTCTTCAGGAAACGAAACCAATCGCATATAAGAGGCAAAATTATGGTGACTACACGATACCAGCTCTTGAACTTAAGGGCGACATCGGATGTGGATGTGGAGGTTTCAGTTTGCATATTAAAAACTGA
- a CDS encoding SDR family oxidoreductase — MTVLVSGATGFIAQYIVNDLLKQNYKVIGTVRSQEKADKLKKHFGNNPNLALELVADIAAPNAFDSVFKKYGADIKVVLHTASPVSINTKEYEKDLLIPAVNGTKNILEAIKKYAAKSVERVVVTSSCAAVVDTSNQGDGSVVYTEESWNPATWESCQVNGISAYCGSKKLAEAAAWDFVRENRNVVKFQLSTVNPIYVFGPQLFDEEVKDRLSSSCELINALVRGKPEAQYLQGMRGNYIDVRDVSRAHLAAFQKEQAIGKRLILSNGPFTYQDLEDIVNEDFPQLKGKILVGNPGSGKDIHKTMPTIDNSKTREILGYPFKSLKETVDDTAAQILKKDGKL; from the coding sequence ATGACAGTTTTGGTTTCCGGTGCTACCGGCTTCATTGCTCAATATATTGTTAACGacttgctgaagcagaacTACAAGGTTATAGGTACCGTCAGGTCCCAAGAGAAAGCTGATAAGCTAAAGAAGCATTTCGGAAATAACCCCAATCTCGCTTTGGAGCTCGTGGCCGACATCGCTGCACCAAACGCCTTTGACAGcgtcttcaagaaatatggaGCAGACATCAAGGTTGTCTTGCATACGGCGTCTCCAGTCTCAATTAACACAAAGGAATACGAGAAGGATCTGCTAATTCCTGCCGTGAACGGTACCAAGAACATCCTAGAGGCGATCAAGAAGTATGCTGCCAAGTCGGTTGAACGAGTGGTGGTAACATCGTCGTGCGCTGCCGTGGTGGACACTTCGAATCAAGGCGACGGGTCAGTCGTCTACACCGAAGAGTCATGGAACCCTGCAACCTGGGAAAGCTGTCAGGTGAACGGTATAAGTGCGTATTGCggttcgaagaagctggcaGAAGCGGCAGCTTGGGACTTTGTGCGCGAGAACAGAAACGTTGTGAAGTTCCAGTTGAGCACTGTGAATCCGATCTACGTTTTCGGACCGCAACTTTTCGACGAAGAGGTTAAGGATCGTTTGAGCTCATCCTGCGAGCTAATCAATGCCTTGGTTCGCGGCAAGCCAGAGGCGCAGTACCTGCAGGGGATGCGCGGCAACTATATTGACGTGAGAGATGTCTCGAGGGCCCATCTCGCGGCCTTCCAAAAGGAGCAAGCCATTGGGAAAAGACTGATTCTGTCCAACGGCCCATTTACGTATCAAGATTTGGAGGATATTGTCAATGAAGACTTTCCCCAACTGAAGGGTAAAATCCTGGTTGGCAATCCTGGATCAGGCAAAGACATCCACAAGACCATGCCCACCATCGATAACTCCAAGACTAGAGAAATACTTGGTTATCCTTTTAAATCGTTGAAGGAAACCGTCGATGACACGGCTGCgcaaatcttgaagaaggatggGAAGTTGTAG
- a CDS encoding aldo/keto reductase has protein sequence MSDLFAPAPEPPTELGRLNLLSKTAGIKVSPLVLGAMSIGQAWSEALGSMDKESSFKLLDAYYEAGGNFIDTANNYQNEESEAWLGEWMESRKVRDQLVIATKFTTDYKSYEVGKGRSANFCGNNRRSLHVSVRDSLKKLKTDWIDILYVHWWDHMTSIEELMDSLHVLVQQGKVLYLGASDTPAWVVSAANYYAVSHGKTPFSVYQGRWNVMLRDFEREILPMARHFGMALVPWDVLGGGRFQTKESIEKRKDRGEKLRSFVQPPEQTEQEVKISSALENVAKEHGTHSITAIALAYVRSKGTNVFPLVGGRKVEHLKDNIAALSIKLTSEQVSYLESVVPFDIGFPNNFVGEDPAISGKLPFASAASYKLNFDSLQFK, from the coding sequence ATGTCTGATTTGTTTGCCCCTGCACCTGAACCTCCTACCGAGTTGGGCCGCTTGAACCTTTTATCGAAAACCGCTGGTATCAAAGTTTCTCCTTTGGTCCTTGGAGCTATGTCGATTGGGCAAGCATGGTCTGAGGCTTTGGGATCAATGGACAAGGAGAGTAGCTTCAAATTGCTTGACGCATACTACGAAGCGGGAGGGAACTTTATCGACACGGCGAACAACTACCAGAATGAAGAGTCCGAAGCTTGGCTTGGCGAATGGATGGAGTCTAGGAAAGTTCGCGACCAGCTGGTGATCGCTACAAAGTTTACAACCGATTACAAATCCTACGAAGTGGGCAAAGGCAGGAGTGCGAATTTTTGTGGAAACAATAGGCGCAGTCTACACGTAAGTGTGCGCGActctctgaagaagctgaagacGGACTGGATCGATATCTTGTATGTTCACTGGTGGGACCATATGACTTCGATAGAGGAGTTGATGGATAGCTTGCACGTTCTGGTGCAGCAGGGTAAAGTGTTGTACCTAGGGGCTTCTGACACACCAGCATGGGTCGTGTCTGCCGCTAACTATTACGCTGTGTCGCATGGTAAGACGCCCTTCAGTGTTTATCAGGGAAGATGGAATGTGATGCTCAGAGATTTCGAAAGGGAGATTCTCCCAATGGCCAGGCATTTTGGTATGGCGCTTGTGCCCTGggatgttcttggtgggGGAAGGTTCCAGACCAAAGAATCTATCGAGAAGCGTAAAGACCGTGGAGAGAAATTGCGGTCGTTTGTTCAGCCTCCTGAGCAGACTGAGCAGGAAGTGAAGATCAGTTCCGCTTTGGAAAATGTTGCCAAAGAGCATGGCACGCATTCCATCACAGCCATTGCGCTTGCGTATGTCAGGTCCAAGGGAACTAACGTCTTCCCGCTTGTGGGAGGCAGAAAGGTtgagcatttgaaagataACATTGCCGCTTTGTCGATCAAGCTGACTTCAGAGCAAGTCAGCTACCTCGAGAGTGTTGTACCCTTTGATATCGGGTTCCCAAACAATTTTGTCGGCGAGGATCCAGCGATTTCCGGCAAGCTTCCCTTTGCCTCGGCCGCTTCTTACAAGCTAaactttgattctttgcagttcaaatga